CCGGATGTTCTCACTTATAATGTTATTTTGTATGCAAAATGTAGGTTGGGGAAGGCACCTGAGTTTCATAGATTACTTGATGAAATGCTTAGTTGTGGAATTTTTCCAGATTTTCACACCTATAACATCCTTCTACATGTTTATGGAAAGACAAACAATCCAGTTGCTGCACTTGATCTCTTGAATGCTATGAAGGAAGCGAGTATTGATCCTACTGTTCTTCATTACACTACATTGATAGATGGACTGGGTCGGGCTGGAAATTTACTTGGCTGCCagtatttttttgatgaaatgataaaagCTGGATGCATACCAGATGTTGTCTGTTACACAGTAATGATCACAGGATATATAATGAATGGTGAGCTTGAAAAGGCACGAGAAATGTTTGAAGACATGATAGTCAACGGCCAATTACCAAATGTATTTACGTATAATTCTATGATTCGTGGGCTTTGTATGGCTGGGAAGTTTGAGGAAGCATGTTCCATGCTCAAAGAAATGGAATCCAGAGGCTGCAATCCTAATTTTCATGTGTACAGAACCTTGGTAAGAAATTTGCGGAATGCTGGAAAGCTTTCGGAAGCTCACGAAGTGATAAAGCAGATGATAGAGAAAAGCCAATACAGCCATCTAGTGACCAAGATCAAAAGATATAAGAGATGATGCAATGGTACATGCTGTAccttatttaattttcaattgtaACTTCATGGGAAGATTCTCAATGATTCAGCTCAATTGATGCCTTGTACCTGATTCCAGtattatttttcatggaaattaGTAGGGTAAAGTATGCATATCTTTTCTCCCTGGTCGCATTTACTCTTGAGATAGAATAGAAGGCTTGGTTTTCctttatatttcttatgtgaaGTTAGTTTTGAAAAACTTCTCTGGATCATCAGCTTCTTGTGATGCTTCTGCCTATCTGAAATTTGCTGTGTTCTAGTAGTATTGATATAATGATTTCTAAGTTTTCAATTCATTTATGTGCATCTTACCATTATGATGATgctacatgatttttttgttaacccTCATTTCTACCAGGAGCTGGTGATGATAATTTCTTTTGGCACTCAAGCTATCTTTTGAAACTGATATCATTATCTCAATCATTGATCATTTTGTAAATGGCCTTTTTGATAAGGAAACACCATAAGAATATGGATCTTGGAAGTTTTAAAGAATAAGATTGGATGCTAATCAGACCGGCTAGCAGGTTGACCTTGAACCTGGTTAACTCAGGATTTAAACCGgtttgagttgaaaaaaaaaaaaaaaaaaaacctgggtTGATTAGTGACTTCCAAGATCTATGGGTTTAGTGTTCTGTAAACTACCGTGACCTTCCAGTATTGTATTAAATTACTTTACCCTTTATTTACTTGTATGTTTGaaagtttatattttgattcCCCTTCTACCTTCATCTCAGAAGTTATATTGTTTATGGATCGATGTGTAATTCTTCCCCGCATTTAGTTTGTGATCAGTATTTGAAAATTCCAAGTGTTAGCATTTTGGCTATTTTGAGGTTAAGATTTCAGGAGTTTGGTGTTTCAAGGGAGGATTCTGAGTAGGTGTCGTGGAATAGGGTTCGATGAGGGTAAAAGTGAAGGCTGTGGCCGTGCCATTGAAGTTGGTGATGCAGGTGTGCCACTGGTTACGCAGGTGGGGCTAATGGATTGGTAGAGGAAAATAATGTAATTGTGGCAGCAGTTGTTTCAATGTCAGTGCCGCTAATAACGGTGCGGTATTAAGGTGCCAATGGACCAGTTGCTCATATCTAGTGATGGCGCTCACAACAGTGGCACATCAGAAGCAATGTAAATCCTTGTCAATGTTTACTGGAATTAAGATCTTTTTGTGAAAAGAACAGTGACTTTCGGACTTGGAGAATGGAACTGCAAAAATACTGAACTTTAAACTTCAATACGGTCTATGGGAAGAAAGTTGattcaagaaagaaaagtgTGGCTGGTGCATTTGACGAGAATTGAGGTTTCTTGGTAAGAGCAATTTCTTAAATTATCAAAAGATGGTGACAATTCCATGTATGAAAATTCCGTTAGCCACTGTTTTCCACCGACTTGAGTTGGTTATAGACAACTGTGCTTGATTTAATAACCATGTTACTGGTTTACTTGCATTTCTTTGCTAATTttgctgtttattttttctggATGGTTCATTGCTTCATTTATAtctattttcttcaaataaCTCTTATCAGTTTTCTaaccttattttcttttatgcagAACCGCTCCTTGTTTGAACCACCTCTGAAGGTATTAAACTAAGAAGAAGAATTCGAGCTTATGCAGAATTTGCAAATAGCTTCATGTTGGTCGTCATGGTTGAGCTCAGAAGCTTTTCCCTTTTGTCATTCTTCTCTCCTAACCTCAAGAATTTTCCTTTGAAGGCCAAATACCTTTTATAGACTGTTATTCTTGGGACTTCTATTCTGCTACTTATTCACTGTGCCTCTGTGCTATCCACTATCCCATGATAACCTTCTGCCATGTTCCAGTTGTCTGAGCGTGACATCTGATCGGGAACTTCATATTTGTGAGCTACACTGAAAGATGGAGACATCAGGAAAACTTGCCGCAACTTTCCTGCATTGGATTGATTTTGGAACACGACACTAATTATTTCTTTTGAGATTTTTGTCACCACTGTCCACAAGTTGCAACAGACCAGCTGCGCTTCACGAATCTGTTCTTCCTTGTAAAGCTAGTCCATCTGCTGGGCCAATTTGGCAGACTATCGGAGTTTTACCCTTGTACTGATCATTAACCATGTTCCAGCCACGCTGACGTGTAAGAGTTTTGGCAGCCGCCCAAATGACAATTATGTTTCTTGGCTGCTCGTATTATCATCTTTTCTCAAAGAGCATGCCGTAGCCAATTGAGAAGGTGAAAATGATTTGCATAGCAAGACAAAACAGGCCAAATCATGGTGCTAAATAATTGTGGAGGATGAGTTTGATTCCTTTATCCCCGGTTAGTATTATATCTAGGTAGCTTTTGGTATCTTTGACATCATTGAAATTAAACGGGGCAGAACAGGCCTCTCAAAACTCTTACGAGGTTTCGACTTGTATATCCTAGCAATTCTATACGGGTATCATTGCCTTCCTTCACGTAGTTGCTGTTGTGATGTTATAAGATGAGATGAGGAATCTGGAATTCGCAGGTACTTTTGTGTGTTGAGGCATTCAAAATCTAGCTGGCCAAGGCTTTCTGTGCCTACCTAATTTTAAAGGCCTAAGCATTGTTTCCTGTCAACTAGCGTGCTGAATGACGAAGCAGCCCACTAAACATTATAATTAGGAGCCTAGCAAGACAAAAACAGATTCTGTTcttgcttttttaatttgataatgaaaaTGGCTCTAGATTGGTGCCATAAATCCCATTTCATGAATCCAGCAAATGGTCTCTCGGTGCATCAACTGTTTCATGCTTTCTTTATCTAATCTTCTTTTTTCAGATCTTCGAACCCATCCACGAATTGTTCATGGTAAAGTGACCTCATTGATGTCACCCTCTTGCATTCTCCCTCGTAATCTTTGAAAGAAAGAATGGTGAATACTCTACCTCTTTTTTGACCTTCGAAGAAATGATGCAATTTGCCTGTCCttttgttaacttttttttccggCGAAGGAATCTTAATGGCACATGCAGTGCAGAAGGTATTTTGGATGGACAATGACACTTCAACTCATAGGAAGAGGAAGCTCGTTTGACCGAACTTTGTCCTCCATTACACAGAACCAGCGAGATTTCCTCAATTACATGTAGAAAGAAGATCCCAAATTACATTAGCTTAATCAACACTGCTAATATCGAAGGAAGGTTGTTAAAATGATGCATAGGATTAGCATCCAAAAGGGCTAAAATAATAGGATAatgtaaagagagaaaaacccTTCTGCTTGGCTCTAGCCAGTAATTAAGTGCTACACAATTCAGCAAGTGAAGACATGGTATGAAAAACAAGCAAGCAAACTATTTCCTTGTGCAATTCAAAGCTCCACTTTTGTACATGGGTTCTTGAGATATATGGATTCTAGAAGGGTTCTTTTTCCTGGGCAAAGCTTCTCTCTCAAAAACTTATTACAATATGTATTTAGGTCTGTTTAGAATAATTAAGCTTATAACTCAAGGcaagaaggaggaggaagagagGAAGGGGTGAATAATTCTTGGTTTAATTGATTacttcttctcctcctctttcttttcttccttattttcttccttcttttcttccgtcttctcctctttcttctcctcttttttctcttctttcttctcttccttcttctcttctttagcAGGCCCAACTGAAACTATGTCCACTTTCCCTACTTTCTTCAGCTTTTTCACCACTGCCACTGGATCCATCAGACCTATCACCGTTAGCTTCTGATCTTTGAGATCCACTGCTATGGAATCAACTCCTGTTTATGTACAAGAATGGAGCACAAAGTGACCAACAAAAACTTGCCAAGTACATCTTTCATTTATCTCAGCAGCTCCAAAGAACAACTAcacgaagaaaagaaaaaaaaaaaaaaaataccaaaaatatcaGCAGTGGCttctattgctttcttctttgtcTTATCATCAGTCATGGTCAAGACCCTTAACACCACCTTCTTCTGCGGAGAAATTAACAAGAGTACTtgtgaagaaataaaaaggaagaaatcaaTGCCAATAGAACATGGAAATAAAGAAGAGCAGGAGGGTACCTGAGCCATTAGAAGAGAGGGTAGAGGAAGGGAAGAGAAGTCCAAGTGCTTGATAAATTTGTGGTGGGCTTTATATATCTATACACAAAGGGGTTTGAAGATGTGaggtggtggcggtggtggaTTTCATGCAAATAGATGTATGTGTTGTGGATCCATGTCACTTTTTTgacaaaaatgaaatgaaatttagcAAGTTGGAGACAATTGATTGATTGGACTGTcactatttcttcttttttatccatTCTTCATAGAAATATTCTCTCTTGTTTGGTAATTGATAAAGATGTAATTTAGAACTTTGATACAAACAGTGTTtacaaatgttaaaaattatattagtatattaaaatcataaaaataataattaaataaaacatatttttgacaATTAGAACTCCAAAAGACACCGGGAGGGCATGTCGGCGTCGGCGGGGGTAAAAAGGAAGGACGGAGGCTTTTCCTTCCCAATGTATAGACAACTTGAAGGTTGTGACCAAATTGCTCTCTCTGTCATAATTAATTTACCCTTTCGGTCTTGAAGATTCCCTTCCTTGcaaaaagttgaaaagaaagATTGTCGACCCCTCCCTCCATTGAAGGCTAGAAAAGGAGCagcccttttttcttcttttgaaccTGGAAAAGTCTCACCTTTTCGGGTAACAATTGAAGTACTTTAGTATCATTAATTATATTGAAGacgataaagttttgaatttcacGGAAACTTTTACGGTTACTAgagaatatctttttttttttttaaaaaaaataataataaataaagaagaaaaaatataaaatacattacagtgataagaatatttttattaacgtttagattgatattttgtttttttaattgaaatgatatattttaatttcagagCATTTTAGTATATTGTTTTGCATATGCTAAATAGGTGGCATTTGCTATGTTACGGGCtgagttagattttttttaacataaaaaatattaaaccaatGATAGCTCAAGTTAATTTGGGTTAACTTAACTAATACGTGACCTAGTAAATGAGATCAGGAATAAAtccgtaaaaaaaaacaaaaaaaaacttaaggccCAATGCCTAAtgtcaaataataaaacaaaaaacaaatcaacttttaaaaattagcattaaagaaaaaaactagggtcaactcgagttaatttgACTAACCAATCACCTACAATATGAGATCGGAGTAAAAAAGTCAGACTTTTAAAAGAAGgacctataaaaaaatttgaaatttaataaaaaaattcattaaaaaaaactcaagttaacttgagttaactcaaTGAATTCGTAAAGCTCAAGAGCTAATAATCTAATGCCTAATGataaaactgaagaaaaaagcaattttttaaaaaaagatcgaGAGAAATAAACTTAAGTCAACCCATATTAACTCGACTAACCACTACCAACTATGTGAGAtggtgataaaaataatttgacttttaaaagaagaaattagcAAAAAAGACTAGAGCTAACTTATATTCaggataaccccataaaaaaaaaaaacaaaaaaattacaaagttcaaGGGTCAATAATATGATGCCAAAGgaagaaattgtaaaaatagcatcaaaaaaaaaaaatctaagtcaaCACGAATTAACCTAACATATCCATTAAACTAATGAAGTTCAAGGtccaaaaactaaaatatcaaatgatgaatttgaaaaaaaaaatcaatttataataaaagacaaaaaaatgaaCTTAGATCGAATGCGAGTCATGAGATCAAACAATAAGGAccaaatatgatataataaccaaatgagagaaaataattaggaaataaattgaaaaacaaaataaattaagaaaagaataaaaaataataatcaaaagaataagtacccaaatcaaattaaaaaa
The sequence above is drawn from the Populus alba chromosome 15, ASM523922v2, whole genome shotgun sequence genome and encodes:
- the LOC118056257 gene encoding heavy metal-associated isoprenylated plant protein 39 isoform X2, which translates into the protein MAQKVVLRVLTMTDDKTKKKAIEATADIFGVDSIAVDLKDQKLTVIGLMDPVAVVKKLKKVGKVDIVSVGPAKEEKKEEKKEEKKEEKKEEKTEEKKEENKEEKKEEEKK
- the LOC118056257 gene encoding heavy metal-associated isoprenylated plant protein 39 isoform X1, with the translated sequence MAQKKVVLRVLTMTDDKTKKKAIEATADIFGVDSIAVDLKDQKLTVIGLMDPVAVVKKLKKVGKVDIVSVGPAKEEKKEEKKEEKKEEKKEEKTEEKKEENKEEKKEEEKK